Proteins co-encoded in one Setaria viridis chromosome 9, Setaria_viridis_v4.0, whole genome shotgun sequence genomic window:
- the LOC117839750 gene encoding probable N-acetyl-gamma-glutamyl-phosphate reductase, chloroplastic isoform X1: MASSTTALGGAAAPARAGLAPQNGILGSNSKPFAGVMLKKAQQVGPLSLRVRGSATSSPRKLFSPKAAAAKSGDGVQIAVLGASGYTGAEIVRILANHPQFHIKVMTADRKAGEQFGSVFPHLISQVRKTSSSICDLSLDLPRLVAIKDADFSGVDAVFCCLPHGTTQEIIKGLPQHLKIVDLSADFRLRDINEYAEWYGHSHRAPELQEEAVYGLTELHRDDVRNARLVANPGCYPTSIQLPLVPLVKAKLIKLTNIIIDAKSGVSGAGRGAKEANLYTEIAEGIHAYGITSHRHVPEIEQGLTDAAESKVTISFTPHLMCMKRGMQSTMYVELASGVTANDLYEHLKSTYESEEFVKLLHGSSAPRTSHVAGSNYCIMNVFEDRIPGRAIIISVIDNLVKGASGQAVQNLNLMMGLPENMGLQYQPLFP; encoded by the exons ATGGCCTCCTCCACGACGGCGCTcggaggcgcggcggctccggcgcgcGCAGGGTTGGCTCCCCAG AATGGAATCCTTGGATCTAATTCGAAGCCATTCGCTGGTGTCATGCTCAAGAAAGCTCAGCAG GTTGGACCCCTGTCGCTCCGTGTGAGGGGATCCGCTACTTCTTCACCAAGGAAGCTGTTCTCCCCTAAGGCAGCTGCAGCTAAATCAGGGGATGGGGTGCAGATTGCAGTGCTAGGGGCCAGCGGTTATACTGGAGCTGAG ATTGTTCGAATTCTGGCGAACCACCCTCAGTTTCATATAAAAGTGATGACTGCAGATAGAAAAGCTGGTGAACAGTTTGGATCTGTATTTCCTCACTTGATATCGCAGGTGAGAAAGACTTCTTCCTCCATTTGTGATCTTAGCCTA GACCTGCCAAGACTGGTTGCAATAAAAGATGCTGACTTTTCAGGTGTTGATGCTGTTTTTTGTTGCTTGCCACATGGTACAACCCAG GAAATTATCAAAGGCTTACCCCAGCACTTGAAGATTGTTGATCTCTCCGCG GACTTCCGACTGCGCGATATCAATGAGTATGCTGAATGGTATGGCCATTCGCATAGGGCACCAGAACTGCAG GAAGAGGCTGTGTATGGTTTGACCGAACTTCATCGAGATGATGTAAGAAATGCACGGTTAGTAGCAAATCCAGGGTGTTATCCCACATCCATTCAACTTCCGCTTGTTCCTCTGGTAAAG GCAAAATTGATCAAGTTGACCAACATTATCATCGATGCAAAATCTGGGGTCAGTGGTGCAG GACGTGGGGCTAAGGAAGCAAATCTTTACACTGAAATTGCCGAAGGTATCCATGCTTATGGAATAACAAGCCATCGGCATG TTCCTGAGATTGAGCAAGGACTAACAGATGCTGCTGAATCAAAAGTTACAATCAGTTTTACTCCACATCTGATGTGTATG AAACGTGGGATGCAATCTACTATGTATGTTGAATTGGCTTCTGGAGTGACTGCCAATGATTTGTATGAACACCTCAAGTCTACTTATGAG AGTGAAGAATTTGTCAAACTGTTACATGGTAGCAGCGCTCCTCGCACGAGCCATGTTGCAGGATCAAACTACTGCATCATGAATGTCTTTGAGGATAGAATTCCTGGAAGGGCCATCATCATCTCTGTC ATAGATAATCTTGTGAAGGGAGCATCTGGTCAGGCTGTGCAGAACCTTAATCTGATGATGGGACTGCCTGAGAACATGGGGCTGCAATACCAGCCCCTGTTTCCCTGA
- the LOC117839750 gene encoding probable N-acetyl-gamma-glutamyl-phosphate reductase, chloroplastic isoform X2, which produces MASSTTALGGAAAPARAGLAPQNGILGSNSKPFAGVMLKKAQQVGPLSLRVRGSATSSPRKLFSPKAAAAKSGDGVQIAVLGASGYTGAEIVRILANHPQFHIKVMTADRKAGEQFGSVFPHLISQDLPRLVAIKDADFSGVDAVFCCLPHGTTQEIIKGLPQHLKIVDLSADFRLRDINEYAEWYGHSHRAPELQEEAVYGLTELHRDDVRNARLVANPGCYPTSIQLPLVPLVKAKLIKLTNIIIDAKSGVSGAGRGAKEANLYTEIAEGIHAYGITSHRHVPEIEQGLTDAAESKVTISFTPHLMCMKRGMQSTMYVELASGVTANDLYEHLKSTYESEEFVKLLHGSSAPRTSHVAGSNYCIMNVFEDRIPGRAIIISVIDNLVKGASGQAVQNLNLMMGLPENMGLQYQPLFP; this is translated from the exons ATGGCCTCCTCCACGACGGCGCTcggaggcgcggcggctccggcgcgcGCAGGGTTGGCTCCCCAG AATGGAATCCTTGGATCTAATTCGAAGCCATTCGCTGGTGTCATGCTCAAGAAAGCTCAGCAG GTTGGACCCCTGTCGCTCCGTGTGAGGGGATCCGCTACTTCTTCACCAAGGAAGCTGTTCTCCCCTAAGGCAGCTGCAGCTAAATCAGGGGATGGGGTGCAGATTGCAGTGCTAGGGGCCAGCGGTTATACTGGAGCTGAG ATTGTTCGAATTCTGGCGAACCACCCTCAGTTTCATATAAAAGTGATGACTGCAGATAGAAAAGCTGGTGAACAGTTTGGATCTGTATTTCCTCACTTGATATCGCAG GACCTGCCAAGACTGGTTGCAATAAAAGATGCTGACTTTTCAGGTGTTGATGCTGTTTTTTGTTGCTTGCCACATGGTACAACCCAG GAAATTATCAAAGGCTTACCCCAGCACTTGAAGATTGTTGATCTCTCCGCG GACTTCCGACTGCGCGATATCAATGAGTATGCTGAATGGTATGGCCATTCGCATAGGGCACCAGAACTGCAG GAAGAGGCTGTGTATGGTTTGACCGAACTTCATCGAGATGATGTAAGAAATGCACGGTTAGTAGCAAATCCAGGGTGTTATCCCACATCCATTCAACTTCCGCTTGTTCCTCTGGTAAAG GCAAAATTGATCAAGTTGACCAACATTATCATCGATGCAAAATCTGGGGTCAGTGGTGCAG GACGTGGGGCTAAGGAAGCAAATCTTTACACTGAAATTGCCGAAGGTATCCATGCTTATGGAATAACAAGCCATCGGCATG TTCCTGAGATTGAGCAAGGACTAACAGATGCTGCTGAATCAAAAGTTACAATCAGTTTTACTCCACATCTGATGTGTATG AAACGTGGGATGCAATCTACTATGTATGTTGAATTGGCTTCTGGAGTGACTGCCAATGATTTGTATGAACACCTCAAGTCTACTTATGAG AGTGAAGAATTTGTCAAACTGTTACATGGTAGCAGCGCTCCTCGCACGAGCCATGTTGCAGGATCAAACTACTGCATCATGAATGTCTTTGAGGATAGAATTCCTGGAAGGGCCATCATCATCTCTGTC ATAGATAATCTTGTGAAGGGAGCATCTGGTCAGGCTGTGCAGAACCTTAATCTGATGATGGGACTGCCTGAGAACATGGGGCTGCAATACCAGCCCCTGTTTCCCTGA
- the LOC117839751 gene encoding uncharacterized protein: protein MESGGVIAEAGWSSVDMPLPSHEEESAIMEQLLGTFPSNCVEGDQGLPWLIQASNAFYSHSNASSSTFSSTNSNSSGSLTFVVPSEYGGYCLSDSNEALDLNSCTAPMHLHMLQEQGAAQFMDTILNPPYGSGDSSCEDLEDSSMNLLDYVGNSDKRKHLEQGKLDGPTRSRKCARRSDSKRVKKTMQREGQDGSVAAANGQSLSCCTFENDSKAFPRPSVVVNPNSKAQTDRRSATESQSLYARKRRERINERLRILQNLVPNGTKVDISTMLEEAVQYVKFLQLQIKLLSSDEMWMYAPIAYNGMNIGIDLNLSQHR from the exons ATGGAGTCTGGAGGAGTGATTGCAGAGGCAGGCTGGAGCTCGGTCGACATGCCATTGCCATCGCATGAAGAGGAGTCAGCGATAATGGAACAGCTGCTTGGTACCTTTCCCTCCAATTGTGTGGAAGGTGACCAAGGGTTGCCGTGGCTTATTCAAGCTTCCAATGCGTTCTATTCCCATTCCAATGCTAGTTCTAGTACATTTAGCTCCACTAATAGCAATAGTTCTGGTAGTCTTACTTTCGTTGTGCCATCTGAATATGGGGGCTACTGTTTGAGTGACTCAAATGAGGCCCTGGATCTCAACTCCTGCACTGCACCAATGCACCTGCATATGCTCCAGGAGCAAGGTGCAGCTCAGTTTATGGATACCATTCTTAACCCTCCTTACGGGAGCGGTGATTCAAGCTGTGAGGATCTTGAGGATTCTAGCATGAATCTTCTTGATTACGTTGGTAATTCTGACAAGAGAAAACATCTGGAACAAGGCAAACTGGATGGCCCAACAAGA AGTCGGAAATGCGCAAGGAGGTCTGACTCGAAGAGGGTGAAGAAGACCATGCAACGGGAAGGCCAGGATGGTAGCGTCGCTGCCGCGAATGGGCAAAGCTTAAGTTGTTGCACATTTGAAAATGACTCGAAAGCTTTTCCAAGACCTTCTGTTGTTGTTAATCCAAATAGCAAGGCTCAAACTGACCGCCGGTCAGCAACTGAGTCCCAAAGCCTCTATGCTAGG aaaagaagagagaggatCAACGAGAGGCTGAGGATATTGCAGAACCTTGTACCAAACGGAACCAAG GTAGATATCAGCACTATGCTTGAAGAGGCAGTGCAGTATGTGAAGTTCCTGCAGCTTCAAATCAAG CTCCTGAGCTCTGATGAAATGTGGATGTATGCTCCGATTGCATACAATGGGATGAACATCGGAATCGATCTGAACCTCTCTCAGCACCGATAG
- the LOC117840364 gene encoding uncharacterized protein — protein sequence MAPSLSRVSEFWTTWGLRITCYLSFSAHVLLVVFARSRRHGTSRWQRGVLWLAYQTAEITATYALGDLSLSGTDDDAASPSRQQQLIAFWAPFLLLHLGGPDNITAYALEDNQLSERKCYEICAQLVGVFFTLYNYIYLGGSRALLAASVVMALLALAKYAEKACALYQGKLGNMRSSSEGMSSSHMDLFVSSSGRGVDNEQALLYAHKLFHFCKRAMFDSSVHMPADDDSSGGGYATSVKIFSLEWKGIFKVVEMELSLMYDILYTKAAVVHTWKGYLLRLISPVATAAAASLFWTWAYPEHGLEPADVRFTYIMLATAFLLDVLWLVRALGSSWTYSFLTAQPPELLWLQHEVVCSGRWRRLHRILASLDPCWLVFGKDPASYRRWSGVTGRYNLLQECTRRADGSDRVPSTSSHKFLTSLFGCQKEDVKEMLFQRIKQRLPLSKDYQTHPEDAYDMVDITTRWGHVAVRKFPDKSKLKDLELKLNFGREFQEDVLVWHIGTCIFLYCTDQPLTTGPLVKAIEVLSEYLMFLVAARPHMLPGLVLRSLFEDTFRALGQEWKKTCEAESNGRSFGARREKLAMALHEESLENQGRSRRERDGKNLLMLDGIEVGMELLKFHDEHMHQLLELVFDVWVDKLMYASTRCSRESHAKQLSRGGELTTIVWIMVQHAGLFRIGETNDQTSDRTTYIPKRGEEERTKKKEEEEKKKADYPTPCPRPIPPPALHTPGLWLEPAPDDLPSYTTWSELPPQPEPKPEPPRARPDEPKPAPPSPASMLSERARKRRARTTTYATLYPA from the coding sequence ATGGCCCCATCGCTGAGTCGGGTGTCAGAGTTCTGGACCACATGGGGGCTCCGGATCACTTGCTACCTCAGCTTCTCGGCCCAtgtcctcctcgtcgtcttcgccAGAAGCCGCCGGCACGGCACATCCCGCTGGCAGCGCGGCGTTCTGTGGCTGGCCTACCAGACTGCAGAGATTACAGCGACGTACGCCCTGGGCGACCTGTCCCTCTCCGGCACAGACGATGACGCAGCGTCGCCgtcacggcagcagcagctgatcGCGTTCTGGGCGCCGTTCCTCCTGCTGCACCTGGGCGGCCCGGACAACATCACCGCCTATGCCCTCGAGGACAACCAGCTCTCAGAGCGCAAATGTTACGAGATCTGCGCGCAGCTCGTCGGAGTCTTCTTTACCTTGTACAATTACATATACCTCGGAGGCAGCAGGGCTCTGCTGGCGGCCTCCGTCGTCATGGCTCTGCTGGCTCTTGCCAAGTACGCCGAGAAGGCGTGCGCATTGTACCAAGGCAAATTAGGCAACATGCGGAGCTCGAGCGAAGGCATGTCGTCGTCTCACATGGACCTTTTTGTATCCTCAAGCGGAAGAGGAGTCGATAACGAGCAAGCCCTGCTGTATGCTCACAAGCTGTTCCATTTCTGCAAGCGCGCCATGTTCGACTCTTCCGTCCACATGCCGGCCGACGACGACTCTTCCGGCGGTGGCTATGCTACCAGCGTCAAGATCTTCTCCTTGGAGTGGAAGGGCATCTTCaaggtggtggagatggagctCTCCCTCATGTACGACATCCTCTACACCAAGGCGGCCGTGGTCCACACCTGGAAAGGCTATCTGCTCCGCCTCATCTCGccggtcgccaccgccgccgccgcctccctgttCTGGACCTGGGCCTACCCGGAGCATGGCCTGGAGCCGGCCGACGTCCGCTTCACCTACATCATGCTGGCCACTGCCTTCCTCCTGGATGTGCTATGGCTGGTGAGGGCACTGGGCTCCAGCTGGACCTACTCGTTCCTGACAGCTCAGCCACCGGAGTTGCTTTGGCTTCAGCACGAAGTTGTTTGCAGtggaaggtggcgccggctccATCGCATCCTGGCGTCTCTGGATCCGTGCTGGCTAGTCTTTGGCAAGGATCCAGCCAGCTACAGGAGGTGGTCGGGCGTCACTGGGCGCTACAACTTGCTGCAGGAGTGCACTCGTCGTGCTGATGGTTCGGATCGGGTACCTTCGACGAGCAGCCACAAGTTCTTGACCTCCTTATTCGGGTGCCAGAAAGAAGATGTCAAGGAGATGCTGTTCCAACGGATAAAGCAAAGGTTGCCGCTGTCCAAGGACTACCAAACTCACCCGGAGGATGCCTACGACATGGTGGATATCACGACACGCTGGGGTCACGTGGCTGTCAGGAAATTCCCGGACAAAAGCAAACTCAAGGACCTGGAGCTCAAGCTGAACTTCGGGCGTGAGTTCCAGGAGGACGTCCTCGTATGGCACATTGGCACCTGCATCTTCCTGTACTGCACTGACCAGCCGCTCACCACAGGACCCCTTGTGAAGGCGATCGAGGTGCTGTCGGAGTACCTGATGTTCCTGGTAGCTGCGCGTCCACACATGCTACCGGGCCTCGTGCTCCGAAGCCTGTTCGAGGATACCTTCAGAGCTTTGGGCCAAGAATGGAAGAAGACATGCGAGGCTGAGAGCAATGGCCGCAGCTTTGGAGCCAGGAGAGAGAAGCTTGCCATGGCCCTGCACGAGGAATCGCTTGAGAACCAAGGCCGGAGCCGGCGCGAGCGCGATGGCAAGAACCTGCTTATGCTGGACGGAATCGAAGTTGGCATGGAGCTGCTGAAGTTTCACGACGAGCACATGCATCAACTGCTGGAGCTCGTCTTCGACGTGTGGGTGGATAAGCTCATGTACGCGAGCACACGGTGCAGCAGGGAATCCCACGCCAAGCAACTCAGCCGCGGCGGTGAGCTCACCACCATCGTGTGGATTATGGTGCAGCACGCTGGCCTGTTTCGCATTGGGGAAACTAACGATCAAACAAGTGACAGGACTACTTATATCCCCAAAAGGGGTGAAGAGGAAAGGacgaagaagaaagaggaagaggagaaaaaGAAGGCAGACTATCCAACTCCGTGTCCGCGTCCGATTCCACCTCCAGCACTACATACACCAGGGCTTTGGCTTGAACCAGCTCCAGATGATCTCCCATCGTATACAACATGGTCTGAACTACCTCCACAGCCTGAACCGAAACCAGAGCCTCCACGTGCACGGCCTGATGAACCGAAACCAGCGCCTCCGAGCCCAGCGTCTATGTTATCTGAGAGGGCCAGGAAACGAAGGGCACGGACTACCACGTATGCTACGCTGTATCCAGCGTAA
- the LOC117836584 gene encoding cyclin-D5-1, producing the protein MGEAEEGCSFSLMCLEDGADLDGGFADGADDGKLLLLSSGAEGEDDEEYMDHLVSKESSFCCSPSASSPSPMASSEDWFRCARRDTVKWILETRACFGFSHRTAYLAVTYFDRFCLHRCFDRSVMPWAARLLAVACVSLAAKMEEYRAPALPEFRADDDEYEFSCVSIRRMELLVLSTLGWRMGGVTPFDYLPCLSSRLRRGNGGAGAGAVIVAAKAAALIFSTAEAASVLDYRPSTVAVAAILAATHGAMTKEALESKISSLSPSCLLDKDDVYACHSLMLLSSSSNSSAATSTTAKRPPPSTSADSVGAGSTYESSSFAAAASSNKRARLLELPAVGR; encoded by the exons ATGGGGGAAGCAGAGGAGGGCTGCTCCTTCTCCCTCATGTGCCTGGAGGACGGCGCCGACCTCGACGGCGGCTTCGCCGACGGCGCCGATGACGGGAAGCTACTCCTGCTGTCCAGCGGCGCCGAGGGGGAAGACGACGAGGAGTACATGGACCACCTCGTGTCCAAGGAGAGCAGCTTCTGCTGCTCGCCTTccgcgtcctcgccgtcgccgatggCCTCTTCCGAGGATTGGTTCCGGTGCGCGCGCCGGGACACCGTCAAGTGGATCCTTGAG ACCCGGGCTTGCTTCGGCTTCTCCCACCGCACGGCGTACCTGGCCGTCACCTACTTCGACCGCTTCTGCCTCCACCGATGCTTCGAC AGGTCGGTGATGCCGTGGGCGGCGCGTCTGCTGGCGGTGGCGTGCGTGTCACTGGCGGCGAAGATGGAGGAGTACCgcgcgccggcgctgccggaGTTCCGCGCCGACGACGATGAGTACGAGTTCAGCTGCGTCTCCATCCGGCGCATGGAGCTCCTGGTGCTGTCCACGCTGGGGTGGCGCATGGGCGGCGTCACCCCCTTCGACTACCTCCCCTGCCTCTCCTCCAGGCTACGCCGAggcaacggcggcgccggcgccggcgccgttatcgtcgccgccaaggccgccgcACTCATCTTCTCCACCGCCGAAG CTGCGAGCGTGCTCGACTACCGGCCGTCCACggtggccgtcgccgccatTCTGGCGGCGACCCATGGCGCCATGACAAAGGAGGCGCTGGAGTCCAAGATCAGCAGCCTCTCTCCATCCTGCCTGCTCGACAAG GACGACGTGTACGCGTGCCACAGCCTGATGCTGCTAAGCTCGAGCTCGAactcgtcggcggcgacgagcacgaCGGCCAAgaggccgccgccatccaccagCGCCGACTCggtcggcgccggcagcacgtACGAGTCCTCCTCGTTCGCGGCCGCGGCTAGCAGCAATAAGAGGGCGAGGCTGCTGGAGCTGCCGGCCGTCGGCCGGTGA